The Bos javanicus breed banteng chromosome 21, ARS-OSU_banteng_1.0, whole genome shotgun sequence genome includes a region encoding these proteins:
- the NDN gene encoding necdin yields MSEQSKDVCNPNFAAEASNSEVHSSPGIPGEPSSPGSQAATLTESENPPLSPPDAPLVSLPPQAPGEEGDPKALQQAAEEGRPHQAPSTTQLSPAPPAPAQLVQKAHELMWYVLVKDQKRMIIWFPDMVKDVIGSYKKWCRSILRRTSLILARVFGLHLRLTSLHTMEFSLVKALEPEELDRVALSNRMPMTGLLLMILSLIYVKGRGARESAVWNVLRILGLRPWKKHSTFGDVRKLITEEFVQQNYLKYQRVPHVEPPEYEFFWGSRASREITKMQIMEFLARVFKKTPQAWPSRYREALEEARALRAAHPTAHCPRNSVSED; encoded by the coding sequence ATGTCCGAACAAAGTAAGGATGTGTGCAACCCCAACTTTGCAGCCGAGGCCTCCAACTCTGAGGTGCACAGCAGCCCCGGCATTCCCGGGGAGCCCTCTTCTCCGGGGTCTCAGGCCGCGACCCTCACTGAGTCGGAGAACCCTCCCTTAAGCCCGCCTGATGCCCCTCTGGTCTCGCTGCCTCCCCAGGCTCCAGGCGAAGAGGGAGACCCGAAGGCCCTGCAGCAGGCCGCTGAGGAAGGCCGTCCCCACCAGGCCCCGAGCACAACTCAGCTCAGCCCGgcgcccccggccccggcccAGCTGGTGCAGAAGGCACACGAGCTCATGTGGTACGTGCTGGTCAAGGACCAGAAGAGGATGATCATCTGGTTTCCAGACATGGTGAAGGATGTCATCGGCAGTTACAAGAAGTGGTGCAGAAGCATCCTTCGGCGCACCAGCCTCATCCTCGCACGCGTGTTCGGGCTGCACCTGAGGCTGACCAGCCTGCACACCATGGAGTTTTCGCTGGTCAAAGCTCTGGAGCCAGAGGAGTTGGACAGGGTCGCTCTGAGCAACCGCATGCCGATGACAGGCCTCCTGCTGATGATCCTGAGCCTCATTTACGTGAAGGGTCGCGGCGCTCGAGAGAGTGCAGTCTGGAACGTGCTGCGCATCTTGGGGCTGAGGCCTTGGAAGAAACACTCCACCTTCGGAGACGTGAGAAAGCTTATCACCGAGGAGTTCGTCCAGCAGAACTACCTGAAGTACCAGCGCGTCCCCCATGTCGAGCCCCCTGAGTACGAGTTCTTCTGGGGCTCCCGTGCCAGCCGCGAAATCACCAAGATGCAGATCATGGAGTTCCTGGCCAGGGTCTTTAAGAAAACCCCCCAGGCCTGGCCTTCCCGCTACAGGGAGGCTCTGGAAGAGGCTAGAGCCCTGCGGGCGGCCCACCCCACTGCCCACTGCCCCCGCAACAGTGTCTCAGAGGACTAG